In Helicobacter pylori, a single genomic region encodes these proteins:
- a CDS encoding peroxiredoxin: protein MLVTKLAPDFKAPAVLGNNEVDEHFELSKNLGKNGAILFFWPKDFTFVCPTEIIAFDKRVKDFQEKGFNVIGVSIDSEQVHFAWKNTPVEKGGIGQVTFPMVADITKSISRDYDVLFEEAIALRGAFLIDKNMKVRHAVINDLPLGRNADEMLRMVDALLHFEEHGEVCPAGWRKGDKGMKATHQGVAEYLKENSIKL from the coding sequence ATGTTAGTTACAAAACTTGCCCCCGATTTTAAAGCGCCTGCCGTTTTAGGAAACAATGAGGTTGATGAACACTTTGAGCTTTCTAAAAATTTAGGTAAGAACGGTGCGATTCTTTTCTTTTGGCCAAAAGATTTTACTTTTGTATGCCCTACAGAAATCATTGCGTTTGACAAAAGAGTGAAAGACTTCCAAGAAAAAGGCTTTAATGTGATTGGCGTGTCTATTGACAGCGAACAAGTGCATTTTGCATGGAAAAACACCCCTGTAGAAAAAGGCGGTATTGGTCAAGTAACTTTCCCTATGGTGGCTGATATTACTAAGAGCATTTCTAGAGACTATGATGTGCTGTTTGAAGAAGCGATCGCTTTGAGAGGGGCTTTTCTGATTGACAAAAACATGAAAGTAAGACACGCAGTGATCAATGACTTGCCATTGGGTAGGAATGCCGATGAAATGCTTCGCATGGTAGACGCTCTCTTACACTTTGAAGAACATGGTGAAGTGTGCCCAGCAGGCTGGAGAAAAGGCGATAAAGGGATGAAAGCTACCCACCAAGGCGTTGCAGAGTATCTTAAAGAAAATTCCATTAAGCTTTAA
- a CDS encoding ABC transporter substrate-binding protein, whose product MNIFKRIICITAIVLGFFNLLDAKHHKEKKEDHKITRELKVGANPVPHAQILQSVVDDLKEKGIKLVIVSFTDYVLPNLALNDGSLDANYFQHRPYLDRFNLDRKMHLVGLANIHVEPLRFYSQKITDIKNLKKGSVIAVPNDPANQGRALILLHKQGLIALKDPSNLYATEFDIVKNPYNIKIKPLEAALLPKVLGDVDGAIITGNYALQAKLTGALFSEDKDSPYANLIAAREDNAQDEAIKALIEALQSEKTRKFILDTYKGAIIPAF is encoded by the coding sequence ATGAATATATTCAAGCGTATTATTTGCATAACCGCTATTGTTTTAGGTTTTTTTAATCTCTTAGACGCCAAACACCACAAAGAAAAAAAAGAAGACCACAAAATCACTCGTGAGCTTAAAGTGGGCGCTAACCCTGTGCCGCATGCGCAAATCTTGCAATCAGTCGTGGACGATTTGAAAGAGAAAGGGATCAAATTAGTGATCGTGTCTTTTACGGATTATGTGTTGCCTAATTTAGCGCTCAATGACGGCTCTTTGGATGCGAATTACTTCCAGCACCGCCCTTATTTGGATCGGTTTAATTTGGACAGAAAAATGCACCTTGTTGGTTTGGCCAATATCCATGTGGAGCCTTTAAGATTTTATTCTCAAAAAATCACAGACATTAAAAACCTTAAAAAAGGCTCAGTGATTGCCGTGCCAAATGATCCGGCCAATCAAGGCAGGGCGTTGATTTTACTCCATAAACAAGGCCTTATCGCCCTCAAAGACCCAAGCAATCTATACGCTACGGAGTTTGATATTGTCAAAAATCCTTACAATATCAAAATCAAGCCTTTAGAAGCCGCACTATTGCCTAAGGTTTTAGGGGATGTGGATGGGGCCATCATAACAGGGAATTATGCCTTGCAAGCGAAACTCACCGGAGCCTTATTTTCAGAAGACAAGGACTCGCCTTATGCCAATCTAATAGCCGCTCGTGAGGATAACGCGCAAGATGAAGCCATAAAAGCGTTGATTGAAGCTTTGCAGAGTGAAAAGACCAGGAAATTCATTTTGGATACCTATAAAGGGGCGATTATCCCGGCTTTTTAA